A region of the Apium graveolens cultivar Ventura chromosome 6, ASM990537v1, whole genome shotgun sequence genome:
ATTAATTGTTTTTTTCGTATTTTAATTTTAGCTTTTAAATTTGCTCTTGCCAATTTCAATAATTCATCGAGATAAGATAAGCCCCCACAAACAAAATCCCTGTCTGAATTCGGGCCGGGCCAGTCTCTTTCAGACCGGGTCTGTTATATAGATCGGTCCAAGTATACAAGTCAACATCAGGGTATATATAACAAAGGAAACAAAAAGACCCAAAGACTTGTCTATTTCTTGTTTCGATCATCCTAAAAACACAGTAAATAATAAGATCCAAACACATCTCAACTTTAAGCAAGGATGAAACGAGGATCACTCGAAGTTCTTCTCATTGCTGCTAAAGGCCTCGACAATTCTGATTTTCTCTGTATGTTCTTTATTTGTGTGTCTTTGTTTTTACTTGCTAGTGTAAATAATCTCTCTATTTTATCAAAGATCTATCATTCTCACTTTCTCCTGTTCATCTTCTCATCTGGGATCAAAATCCGAATCactgtttttttttcttttttaatttatATGTAACATAAACTGGATCTGTCATGATATTGATTTTGACACCCTGCATTTGATAGATACAACTGATCAAACCAGCCACCTTTTTTCCAACGTTAGATGTCTGAGGTAGTATCATGTATGTGCACTTTGCTAATCCAGTTGTAATTGAAGCATAGATTGTCTCACCAAATTTTATACACAGTTCACGGTGCAACTTTATGCATCATCATTAGCCGATTCTGCTTTTTTTTTTTGTGGCTTGTTTAAATAATTTAGTGCTTAAATCAGGTTTAAGTAAAATTATGCTATTTGGTTCATACATTATGCATATGTGTGATTATTTACTATTTTCGTTGGTTATCTGTTTGATTTGTCATGTGAAGCTCGATGTTTGATGGAAATATATCGTGATTTTAGATTTTGTTTCAGAAAATTTTAATTGAACTGTATTTATGTAGGTAACATGGATCCATATGTTGTTATCACTTGTCGAACACAAGAGCAGAAGAGTAGTGTCGCATCAGGTTGAATACATTCGTTTCTTTGTACACTATTCTTATATATTCCTATCAATTATCATACATTGTAAACCTTTATATTAGTTTTATTAATACATTTTTGGTATTGCTATTTCAATAAATTACATCATTCTGTATCAGTAGTTCAGTGCTGAGTCTGTGATGTGAAAATTGACTGTATGGTGTTTTTGCCTTAGGAATGGGATCTGAGCCGGAATGGAATGAGAATTTCGTGTTCAATTTGTCTGCCGGTGTTTCAGAACTGTCAATCAAAATCATGGATAGTGATGCTGGTTCAGCTGATGACTTCGTAGGGGAGGCAAAGTAAGTCATCTCTCTCTATAAGCAAAAACAATTTTCTGGAAATCAGAACTAATACCTTTAGTGAGAAGCAATTAGACTGCACTCGTAATACAAGGAATGGTCATTGACCAATTCAAATTTTCATATATTCCAGAATTCCACTTGAAGCCTTGTTTGAGGAAAGGAGTATACCTCCAACATCATACAATGTGGTGAAAGATGAAGAATTTTGTGGAGAGATTAGAGTAGGCCTTACTTTCACTCCAGAGGTAATTGTAGTTCTTAGTACCGTTTTTAGCTCCAGCAAGTAGACATTATTCCACTTACCATTGTATGCCTTTGCAAAGCAAGCTTCCATTGACTTAacagaaagaagaaaactaaccATAAATATCTTGTTTCTTTTCAGGAAGTAGATGACCGTTCTATAGAAGAAGAAAACTAACAATCTTCATACCAGGAATGATAAATAT
Encoded here:
- the LOC141667337 gene encoding elicitor-responsive protein 3-like — its product is MKRGSLEVLLIAAKGLDNSDFLCNMDPYVVITCRTQEQKSSVASGMGSEPEWNENFVFNLSAGVSELSIKIMDSDAGSADDFVGEAKIPLEALFEERSIPPTSYNVVKDEEFCGEIRVGLTFTPEEVDDRSIEEEN